In one Drosophila albomicans strain 15112-1751.03 chromosome X, ASM965048v2, whole genome shotgun sequence genomic region, the following are encoded:
- the LOC117578285 gene encoding exportin-5 produces the protein MSQHGVTEALAAELAKAVDLILHPMTVQQARLEAHMACERFKDESPMCAQVGLYLANSTQYNQQVRHFGLQLIEYTIKFKWNCITHEEKVYIKDNAMKMLNSGVGPAEDRTLMHLKDALSRIIVEMIKREWPQQWSDLLPELSLACNAGEAQTELVLMVFLRLVEDVALLQTIESNQRRKDMYQALNNNMNDIFEFFLRLIEQHVTAFRETTRLGNFQQANAHSRVVEMVLLTMSGFVEWVSIQHIMSSNGKLMHFLCILLNDKAFQCNAAECLGQITNRKGQTKERKPLLHLYGEEPLRYIYTASQMQPDLSSAQSIEQQHTFLKKLLQMLNGLVQQLVALWGKEEGIQRPAHLEIMFECLLLLVQHPSLSVAHGAALNWQLLLKHEGCSKDYLMVNYIPKLIHTIAPRIVKLPYPQQQQQQQLGTTDYYIQLEYDSEEEFAVYFFRCRTDFLEIFRQATLVQPLVTYGYCEQWLQSRLRLTQASPDNGNCSVHDPMYLEWDALVCVLDGVLSRILLVSERPSVANGLRLLGDCLKLETQNPLIYSILLSCISALFVFLSMSSCQLTSNNCVAMSGVALLPRVLDKIFRALVLKPPNEQERVQLKAAKNLRRHAASLLVKLAHKYPLLLLPVFEQINTHVECLLKDPASGAQLDRLMRTTLQEALILISNHFGDFERQTLFIEHIVQQKRNEWLHFGDAFKSPLQFMHYIGLDKPPVLNIESDPSVAHRMRILDALHVVLGVIKRCTWPDDPDRAQRGGFVIGCTDVGNPICRNPATNHVVPLLSHVLSLMRVLNELFRPEALAALSEGYRNIHGMLEHEKKLLMAICAVPADPLDTTIKTEPTAFEKMQSFMSLVTEGCYHLMGSAGPSLGRDLYQLVGLSDAIISNVFSCVDIIPDYRLRPIIRVFFKPFVYSCPPSFYDSVLVPLFAHLTPLMCERLTRRWHYISALYESGQLNGDATDTQEVLEDQLNRTLTREYLDVLKIALVGGQIGADHVSAAGGANVVAMENEEHSMDSAPQTRASQTALLSDIISDLGSKLLRHGHISNYILMTLLKAIAWNDGMCSMKAVNIAAPVMRFLAGEQLMDENKAVSAFTAVLQGMQVHGQHEANQSGLITLGVQFYELLRPKFPILSEVLQHIPSVNAADVQKFDEKISVAPVKGNKVDRAKKDIFKKLTAQLVGRSVNQLFRHEVQIANLPPMPKPAAVGGGAGSKDIMDSNQNSHLGKLFGSEK, from the coding sequence ATGTCACAGCATGGCGTGACTGAGGCGCTGGCCGCCGAACTGGCCAAGGCGGTGGACTTGATACTACATCCGATGACCGTGCAACAGGCACGTCTCGAGGCACACATGGCCTGCGAACGGTTCAAGGACGAGTCACCGATGTGCGCCCAGGTGGGACTCTATTTGGCCAACTCGACACAATACAATCAGCAGGTGCGTCACTTTGGACTCCAGCTGATCGAGTATACCATCAAATTCAAATGGAATTGCATTACACACGAGGAGAAGGTGTACATCAAGGACAATGCGATGAAGATGCTCAACTCGGGCGTGGGTCCCGCCGAGGATCGCACACTAATGCATTTAAAGGACGCGCTCTCTCGCATCATTGTCGAGATGATCAAGCGCGAGTGGCCCCAACAGTGGAGCGACCTGTTGCCCGAACTCTCGCTCGCCTGCAACGCTGGCGAGGCACAAACCGAGCTCGTCCTCATGGTCTTTCTGCGTCTCGTCGAGGATGTGGCGCTGTTGCAGACCATCGAATCGAATCAGCGACGCAAGGACATGTACCAGGCGctgaacaacaacatgaaTGATATCTTCGAGTTCTTTTTGCGACTGATCGAACAGCATGTGACGGCATTTCGTGAGACCACAAGACTGGGCAACTTTCAGCAGGCGAACGCACACAGTCGGGTCGTCGAGATGGTGCTGCTGACGATGAGCGGATTCGTCGAGTGGGTCAGCATACAACACATCATGTCCAGCAATGGCAAACTGATGCATTTCCTCTGCATACTCCTCAACGACAAAGCATTCCAGTGCAATGCCGCCGAGTGTCTCGGCCAGATTACCAATCGCAAGGGTCAAACGAAGGAGCGCAAGCCGCTGCTGCATCTGTACGGCGAGGAGCCGCTGCGCTACATTTACACCGCCAGTCAAATGCAACCAGATCTGAGCAGCGCTCAGTCGATCGAGCAACAGCACACGTTCCTCAAGAAGCTCCTCCAGATGCTTAATGGCCTGGTGCAGCAGCTGGTCGCACTCTGGGGCAAGGAGGAAGGCATCCAGCGACCGGCGCATCTTGAGATAATGTTTGagtgcctgctgctgctcgtgcAGCATCCGTCGCTGAGTGTCGCACACGGAGCGGCTCTCaattggcagctgctgctgaagcaCGAGGGCTGCTCCAAGGATTACCTGATGGTCAACTACATTCCCAAGCTGATCCACACGATTGCGCCGCGCATCGTGAAGCTGCCATatccgcaacagcaacaacaacagcagctgggcACCACCGATTACTACATACAGCTGGAGTACGACAGCGAGGAGGAGTTTGCCGTCTATTTCTTTCGCTGTCGCACCGACTTCCTCGAGATCTTTCGCCAGGCGACGCTCGTCCAGCCGTTGGTCACCTACGGCTACTGCGAACAGTGGCTGCAGTCGCGTCTGCGCCTAACACAAGCCTCGCCcgacaacggcaactgcaGCGTCCATGATCCCATGTACCTGGAGTGGGATGCGCTTGTCTGTGTGCTCGATGGCGTCCTCAGTCGCATACTTTTGGTGTCGGAGCGTCCGTCGGTGGCGAATGGACTGAGGCTGCTCGGCGATTGCCTCAAACTGGAGACACAGAATCCCCTCATCTATTCCATACTGTTGTCCTGCATCTCGGCGCTGTTCGTCTTCCTCAGCATGTCCTCCTGCCAGCTGACCTCCAACAATTGCGTGGCCATGAGCGGAGTGGCGCTCCTTCCCCGCGTCCTCGACAAGATCTTTCGCGCTCTGGTGCTGAAGCCACCCAACGAACAAGAGCGTGTGCAGCTCAAGGCGGCCAAGAATTTGCGACGTCATGCGGCTTCGCTGCTCGTCAAATTGGCGCACAAATatccgctgttgctgctcccgGTGTTCGAGCAGATCAACACGCACGTCGAGTGTTTGCTCAAGGATCCCGCTTCGGGTGCGCAGCTGGATCGCTTGATGCGCACCACGCTTCAGGAGGCGCTCATCCTCATCTCGAACCACTTTGGGGATTTTGAGCGTCAGACTCTCTTCATCGAGCACATCGTGCAGCAGAAGCGCAACGAGTGGCTGCACTTTGGGGACGCCTTCAAGTCGCCGCTTCAATTCATGCACTACATTGGACTGGACAAACCCCCCGTGCTGAACATCGAGAGTGATCCATCTGTGGCGCATCGCATGCGCATCCTAGACGCTCTGCACGTTGTCCTCGGTGTGATTAAGCGCTGCACTTGGCCCGACGATCCGGATCGGGCGCAGCGAGGTGGCTTTGTCATCGGGTGCACCGATGTCGGTAATCCCATTTGCCGCAATCCCGCTACCAATCATGTGGTGCCGTTGCTATCGCATGTACTCAGCCTGATGCGTGTCCTCAACGAACTGTTTCGCCCCGAAGCGTTGGCAGCGCTCTCCGAAGGCTATCGGAATATCCACGGCATGCTCGAGCACGAGAAGAAGCTGCTGATGGCGATCTGTGCGGTGCCCGCCGACCCCCTGGACACCACCATCAAGACCGAGCCGACGGCTTTCGAGAAGATGCAATCGTTCATGTCGCTGGTCACCGAGGGCTGTTACCATCTGATGGGGAGCGCGGGTCCCTCGCTCGGTCGGGATCTGTACCAGCTGGTGGGACTGTCGGATGCCATCATCTCGAATGTGTTCAGTTGCGTGGACATCATACCCGACTATCGCCTGCGTCCTATCATTCGGGTCTTCTTCAAACCCTTCGTCTACTCGTGCCCGCCCAGTTTCTATGACTCGGTGCTGGTGCCGCTGTTCGCCCACCTCACCCCGCTGATGTGCGAGCGTCTGACGCGCCGTTGGCACTACATCTCGGCGTTGTACGAGTCCGGGCAGCTAAACGGAGATGCCACCGACACCCAGGAGGTGCTCGAGGATCAGCTGAATCGCACCCTGACCCGCGAATATCTCGATGTGCTGAAGATCGCATTGGTCGGTGGTCAAATTGGCGCTGATCACGTGAGCGCCGCCGGCGGTGCCAATGTGGTGGCCATGGAGAACGAGGAGCATTCGATGGACAGTGCACCGCAGACGCGTGCCTCACAGACGGCGCTCCTCTCGGACATCATCTCGGATCTGGGCAGCAAGTTGCTGCGCCACGGACACATCAGCAACTACATACTGATGACGCTGCTGAAGGCGATCGCGTGGAACGATGGAATGTGCAGCATGAAGGCGGTGAACATTGCGGCGCCGGTGATGCGATTCCTGGCCGGGGAGCAGCTGATGGACGAGAATAAGGCGGTGAGCGCATTCACCGCAGTCCTGCAAGGGATGCAGGTGCATGGCCAGCACGAGGCCAATCAATCGGGACTGATCACGCTGGGCGTGCAGTTCTACGAGCTGCTGCGTCCCAAGTTCCCCATCCTGAGCGAGGTGCTCCAGCACATTCCCAGCGTCAACGCGGCGGACGTGCAGAAGTTCGACGAGAAGATCTCGGTGGCGCCTGTCAAGGGCAACAAGGTGGATCGGGCCAAGAAGGACATATTCAAGAAGCTAACCGCACAGCTGGTGGGACGCAGCGTGAATCAATTGTTTCGCCACGAGGTGCAGATTGCAAATTTACCGCCAATGCCGAAGCCAGCCGCAGTCGGTGGAGGAGCTGGCTCAAAGGACATCATGGACAGCAATCAGAACTCGCATTTGGGCAAGCTCTTTGGCAGCGAGAAGTGA
- the LOC117578289 gene encoding actin-related protein 10, producing the protein MPLYESVMQEKPPIVLDIGNAYTKLGFAAEAYPRLIIPTELVLTTTGETKQLFDYVETDQLYDQLVDFLQTIFFKHLLVSPKERKFVLVENIFGQTVIRETLARALFMHFDVSSVLFVPSHLTALSTLAVNTGLVVDIGYSETTVMPVFSGVQIMSAFKDHSFGSRAVHAEIKRQLLATGVKEALLTEPVLEDIKIRTCFVTSLERAQAKEPHEPPPSVAYAICDDDAVIQIPGTLRESVYELLFEQSNERDSLPHLVLRAILDCNRDVRRALIESIFVIGGGSMVQGLLARLKSELQLLLASDKYYADRFHGELQFKFYHSIGKQNFTAWLGGALCGATDLIQSRSLSKEAYLRHEHVPDWSNLCDNRLNGN; encoded by the exons ATGCCGCTGTATGAGAGCGTAATGCAGGAGAAGCCACCCATTGTGCTGGACATTGGCAACGCCTACACAAA GCTGGGCTTTGCAGCGGAAGCGTATCCAAGATTGATCATACCCACAGAGCTGGTGCTCACCACGACAGGAGAGACAAAGCAGCTCTTTGACTATGTGGAAACGGATCAGCTCTACGATCAGCTTGTTGACTTTTTGCAAACGATTTTCTTCAA ACATCTGCTCGTCAGTCCCAAGGAGCGCAAGTTCGTGCTGGTGGAGAACATCTTTGGCCAGACTGTGATACGCGAGACGCTGGCACGCGCCTTGTTCATGCACTTCGATGTCTCCTCGGTGCTCTTCGTGCCATCGCATCTCACAGCGCTCTCAACGCTTGCGGTGAACACGGGCCTCGTCGTGGACATTGGCTACAGCGAGACGACGGTTATGCCCGTGTTCAGCGGAGTGCAAATTATGTCCGCCTTCAAGGATCACAGCTTTGGCAGTCGCGCAGTGCACGCGGAGATCAAGCGACAGCTGCTGGCAACAGGCGTCAAGGAGGCGCTGCTCACCGAGCCGGTGCTGGAGGACATTAAGATACGCACCTGCTTCGTAACGAGTCTGGAGCGTGCGCAGGCCAAAGAACCCCACGAGCCACCGCCCAGCGTCGCTTATGCCATCTGTGACGACGACGCTGTGATTCAGATACCGGGAACGCTGCGCGAGAGCGTTTACGAGCTACTCTTCGAGCAGAGCAACGAACGCGACAGTTTGCCGCATCTGGTGCTGCGTGCGATCCTCGACTGCAATCGCGACGTCCGCCGAGCCCTGATCGAGAGCATCTTTGTAATTGGCGGCGGCAGCATGGTCCAAGGTCTGTTGGCCCGGCTCAAGTccgagctgcagctgctgctggccagCGATAAGTATTATGCCGATCGCTTCCACGGCGAGCTGCAGTTCAAGTTCTACCACAGCATCGGCAAGCAGAACTTCACAGCCTGGCTGGGCGGCGCTCTCTGCGGTGCCACCGATCTCATCCAGTCGCGATCGCTCTCGAAGGAGGCGTATCTACGGCACGAACACGTTCCGGACTGGAGCAATCTTTGCGACAATCGATTGAATGGGAACTAG